One Candidatus Methylomirabilota bacterium DNA segment encodes these proteins:
- a CDS encoding RNA-binding protein, with the protein MSVKLFVGGLSFTTSNESLREAFARFGTVASALVMTDRETGRSRGFGFVEMSTTEEAERAISGLSGSMLDGRAIRVDKATPRGARGTAPARRPSGPPSSRGGFGGGGAGGGGGGFPPRGGGGGGDRPWGETRGPGRGGQGRGERRRGSGEGDPRRPGGPRRGRPTNERRSDDKGRRGEDSGYRW; encoded by the coding sequence ATGTCCGTGAAGCTGTTCGTCGGAGGCCTCTCGTTCACCACCTCGAACGAGAGCCTGCGCGAGGCGTTCGCACGCTTCGGCACCGTCGCCTCCGCCCTGGTCATGACCGATCGCGAGACCGGTCGCTCGCGTGGCTTCGGGTTCGTGGAGATGTCGACGACCGAGGAGGCGGAGCGCGCCATCAGCGGGCTGAGCGGCTCGATGCTCGACGGACGGGCGATCCGCGTCGACAAGGCAACGCCGCGCGGCGCTCGGGGAACCGCTCCGGCGCGTCGGCCGAGCGGTCCGCCATCCAGCCGGGGAGGCTTCGGCGGCGGCGGCGCCGGCGGCGGTGGCGGCGGCTTTCCGCCGCGCGGGGGTGGGGGGGGTGGCGATCGCCCCTGGGGCGAGACGCGGGGGCCCGGGCGGGGCGGACAAGGTCGGGGCGAGCGGCGCCGCGGAAGCGGTGAGGGGGATCCGCGCCGGCCCGGCGGCCCGCGCCGGGGACGGCCGACCAACGAGCGCCGGAGCGACGACAAAGGGCGCCGGGGGGAGGACAGCGGTTACCGCTGGTGA